From Bacteroidia bacterium, a single genomic window includes:
- a CDS encoding alpha/beta fold hydrolase codes for MAQKRKNQEFSCMVKEATISFTDTGKGYPNIVLLHGFLESKQVWKNWITSFPKSYRIITIDLPGHGQSDTIGYYHSMELLSDIVLGVLKHIGIRRYFLFGHSMGGYVSLAFNARHPEHLKGLGLIQSTPLADSPERKKIRDKAIKLVKKDFKKYVDVTLTALFSNSFKKKNPNLINQMLKLAQQMSPQSIAASLHGLKDRPSHVSTLQNSSTPCLLLAGESDKTVPLSDLLHVFETSPKTEIIIIPNGSHMAYLEQLDDCITPCIQFIKNHSSGLLTQTSLVNT; via the coding sequence ATGGCTCAAAAAAGAAAAAACCAGGAATTCAGTTGCATGGTAAAAGAAGCTACCATTTCTTTTACCGACACCGGAAAAGGTTATCCCAACATAGTGCTACTACATGGTTTTTTGGAATCCAAACAAGTGTGGAAAAATTGGATTACTTCATTTCCCAAATCCTATCGCATTATAACCATCGACTTACCGGGACACGGACAATCAGACACCATTGGTTATTACCACTCCATGGAACTGCTATCTGATATTGTCTTGGGCGTGCTCAAACACATCGGAATTAGGAGGTATTTCCTTTTTGGACATTCGATGGGAGGTTATGTTTCCCTTGCTTTTAACGCAAGGCACCCAGAACATCTCAAAGGATTGGGGCTAATACAATCTACACCTTTAGCAGATAGCCCTGAAAGAAAAAAAATACGCGACAAAGCAATCAAATTAGTAAAAAAAGACTTTAAAAAATATGTGGATGTTACCCTCACAGCACTTTTCTCTAATTCCTTCAAAAAGAAAAACCCAAATCTAATTAATCAGATGCTGAAGCTTGCCCAACAAATGAGTCCACAATCCATTGCAGCATCCTTGCATGGTTTAAAAGACAGGCCATCGCATGTATCAACCCTTCAAAACTCTTCCACACCTTGTCTACTTCTGGCCGGCGAATCAGATAAAACTGTACCTCTTTCCGATCTCCTCCATGTATTTGAAACGAGCCCCAAAACTGAAATAATTATTATACCCAATGGCAGCCACATGGCCTATTTGGAACAATTGGATGATTGCATCACACCCTGTATACAGTTTATTAAAAACCACAGTTCTGGATTACTAACTCAAACATCCTTAGTTAATACCTGA
- a CDS encoding HAMP domain-containing histidine kinase, with protein MSKRQRIFPVFYLLFAYVLLQFSWWAYSIVRLNSEIIQLRSELAAYQGLKAGQTQNIEAAIESKMIMVAGEGTVFLILLLAGAFYILRSFKREIAIQSQQKNFMLSVTHELKSPLASVKLYLQTLLKRDLNPEKQKEITKHALSDTERLGNLIDNILTASRLDGGRFSLHMEQDHLSQYVQKICRAHFQQGLSSHQLETHIEPDLFASFDKQVFSIILGNLLENAIKYSPPGSKVMVALNRQQGKFVLVVADEGPGIPSVERTKVFQKFYRIGNEETRQSKGTGLGLYIVKNLCQMAKIQLSIEDNLPKGSRFVLEWV; from the coding sequence ATGTCAAAAAGGCAACGCATTTTCCCGGTTTTTTATTTGCTTTTTGCCTACGTGCTGCTTCAGTTCTCCTGGTGGGCCTATAGCATTGTTCGATTAAATTCTGAAATTATTCAGCTTCGATCTGAGTTGGCTGCTTACCAGGGGCTTAAAGCAGGCCAAACCCAAAACATTGAAGCGGCCATCGAATCGAAGATGATTATGGTGGCAGGTGAAGGAACCGTTTTCTTGATTCTTTTATTGGCCGGCGCCTTCTATATTCTCCGAAGTTTTAAACGTGAAATCGCCATTCAAAGTCAACAGAAAAATTTCATGCTTTCTGTTACACACGAGTTAAAGTCTCCGTTGGCATCGGTAAAATTGTATTTGCAAACCTTGTTGAAACGCGATTTGAATCCTGAAAAGCAAAAGGAAATAACTAAACATGCCTTGTCTGATACTGAACGTCTTGGTAATTTAATTGATAATATTTTAACTGCTTCTCGTCTCGATGGTGGCCGGTTTTCTTTGCACATGGAACAAGACCATCTGAGTCAATACGTCCAAAAAATCTGCCGGGCACATTTTCAGCAAGGTTTGAGTTCGCATCAACTGGAAACCCATATTGAACCTGATCTTTTTGCTAGTTTTGATAAACAGGTTTTTTCAATTATATTGGGTAATTTGCTTGAAAATGCCATTAAGTATTCTCCGCCTGGGTCTAAGGTGATGGTTGCTTTGAATCGTCAACAAGGGAAGTTTGTCTTAGTGGTTGCCGACGAGGGACCCGGAATTCCTTCAGTTGAAAGAACGAAAGTTTTTCAAAAATTTTATAGAATAGGAAATGAGGAAACACGCCAATCAAAAGGAACGGGATTGGGCCTTTATATTGTGAAAAATCTGTGTCAAATGGCCAAAATTCAATTGAGCATTGAAGATAATTTGCCAAAAGGGTCAAGGTTTGTTTTGGAATGGGTTTGA
- the pyk gene encoding pyruvate kinase, with protein sequence MSKRAKIVATIGPASSSEAVLEEMMFAGLDVCRINFSHSSYEQHQSVIETVRELNRKHSLFVPILADLQGPKLRIGEVENGSCDIQTGNTLLFTTEKCLGNSEKVYMTYQQFPMDVKQGETILVDDGKLVFKVLETNGKDLVKAEIVHGGKLSSKKGVNLPNTKVSLPSLTEKDLKDLDFALENDVEWIGLSFVRSASDIIELRHRIDASGKKAKIIAKIEKPEALEELDSIIEQTDAVMVARGDLGVEIPMQKVPGIQKMIVRKCLASAKPVIIATQMMESMITNVSPTRAEVNDVANSILDGADALMLSGETSVGEHPAKVVEAMNKIILHVEETESVFERDNPPSKDSDRFLSESICYTATTLARQSEAKAIITMTHSGFTAFKVSANRPKAGIYVFTDNRPILNTLNLVWGVKGFYYDKYVSTDHTIADLKHKLKKDGFLQTGDRVVNVASIPISERGGANMLKLSLV encoded by the coding sequence ATGTCAAAAAGAGCTAAAATTGTAGCCACCATAGGGCCTGCATCATCCTCAGAAGCAGTATTGGAAGAAATGATGTTTGCCGGACTTGATGTTTGCCGAATAAATTTCTCCCATAGTTCCTACGAACAACATCAATCAGTTATCGAAACTGTTAGAGAGCTTAATAGGAAACATTCCTTATTTGTTCCAATTTTGGCTGATTTACAAGGTCCAAAACTTCGAATCGGGGAAGTTGAAAATGGTTCTTGTGACATTCAAACAGGTAATACCCTTTTATTTACCACAGAAAAATGTTTAGGCAATTCTGAAAAAGTTTATATGACCTATCAGCAATTTCCAATGGATGTAAAACAAGGCGAAACTATCTTGGTTGACGATGGTAAATTGGTTTTTAAAGTTTTGGAAACCAATGGAAAAGACTTGGTTAAAGCTGAAATTGTTCATGGTGGAAAGTTGTCATCCAAAAAGGGGGTTAATTTACCCAATACTAAAGTTTCATTGCCTTCATTAACCGAAAAGGATCTAAAGGATTTGGATTTTGCTTTGGAAAATGATGTTGAATGGATTGGTCTTTCTTTTGTTCGCTCTGCTTCGGATATTATTGAACTTCGTCATCGAATTGATGCATCGGGTAAAAAAGCAAAAATTATTGCCAAAATAGAAAAGCCGGAAGCTTTGGAAGAACTTGATTCCATTATTGAACAAACTGATGCAGTAATGGTGGCTCGTGGCGATTTGGGCGTTGAAATACCCATGCAAAAAGTTCCAGGCATTCAGAAAATGATCGTTAGAAAATGCTTGGCTTCTGCTAAGCCTGTTATTATTGCAACTCAAATGATGGAAAGTATGATTACCAACGTTTCTCCAACAAGAGCAGAGGTAAATGATGTGGCTAATTCCATACTCGACGGCGCCGATGCCCTAATGTTAAGCGGTGAAACAAGCGTTGGGGAACATCCGGCTAAAGTGGTTGAAGCAATGAATAAAATTATCCTTCATGTGGAGGAAACTGAAAGTGTTTTTGAAAGGGATAACCCGCCTTCTAAAGACTCTGATCGTTTCCTTTCCGAGTCTATTTGTTACACTGCAACTACCTTGGCCAGACAAAGTGAGGCCAAAGCCATTATTACTATGACTCACTCGGGTTTTACTGCCTTCAAAGTTTCTGCCAATCGCCCCAAAGCCGGAATTTATGTATTTACCGATAATCGTCCAATCCTTAATACCTTAAATCTGGTTTGGGGAGTAAAGGGTTTTTACTATGATAAATATGTTAGTACCGACCATACCATAGCCGACCTGAAACATAAATTGAAAAAGGATGGCTTCCTTCAAACTGGCGACCGGGTGGTGAATGTGGCTAGTATTCCAATTTCTGAACGGGGTGGGGCCAATATGTTAAAGCTTAGTCTGGTTTAA
- a CDS encoding S41 family peptidase, translating to MSNNETRARTIIYLPLILSIVLIAGIYLGKFIHFDKAGFGAGEFSNNNKVENILDYIENEYVDTISREKLTEETIISMLQQLDPHSQYIPASELQEVNESLEGNFSGIGVEFNIINDTIVVVSAIAGGPSETLGITAGDRIVKVDGKAVTGIKIKNSDVVKRLRGVEGTIVNVDIKRGDQKQLLHFKIKRGEIPITSVDAAFMLNSEVGYIKISRFASKTFEEYLEAFGKLANKGMNKLILDLRGNPGGYLNAAIKLADEFIPKGKLIVYTEGKARPKESFIATTTGGWENKHVCILIDEGSASASEIVAGALQDNDIGTLIGRRSFGKGLVQEQKDLPDGSAIRLTIARYYTPTGRSIQRPYSNNLDAYYEEVYDRYQNGELTNQDSSSKHVKKDSLIYKTAKGKILYGGGGITPDIFVPLDTVGYTSYFSELVNSGTLNKYAFKYCDVHRRMLKEKFKTIDSFKKNFELGESEMTEFLQFSIQQGIKENKGKWAKSYQQIKLQLTAQIARNFWGSEGFYSILESKDKSILKAIEVMNKH from the coding sequence ATGTCTAACAACGAGACCCGCGCCAGAACGATTATTTACCTTCCATTAATTCTATCCATTGTATTAATTGCAGGGATTTACTTAGGAAAATTTATTCACTTTGATAAAGCAGGATTTGGTGCCGGAGAGTTTTCAAATAACAACAAAGTAGAAAACATTTTAGACTATATTGAAAACGAATATGTTGATACAATAAGCAGGGAAAAGCTGACAGAAGAGACTATTATTTCCATGCTACAGCAATTGGATCCACATTCTCAATACATACCCGCATCCGAACTTCAAGAAGTAAATGAAAGTTTAGAAGGGAACTTTAGCGGAATTGGAGTAGAATTTAACATTATTAACGACACCATTGTGGTTGTTTCAGCTATTGCTGGCGGACCTTCAGAAACATTAGGAATTACAGCAGGAGACAGGATAGTTAAAGTAGATGGAAAAGCAGTGACCGGTATAAAAATTAAGAACTCAGATGTTGTAAAAAGACTTAGGGGGGTAGAGGGTACTATTGTCAATGTTGATATTAAAAGAGGTGATCAAAAACAATTACTCCATTTTAAAATTAAACGAGGTGAAATTCCAATTACCAGTGTTGACGCCGCGTTCATGCTTAATTCTGAAGTTGGTTATATTAAAATTAGTCGTTTTGCATCGAAGACTTTTGAAGAATACCTAGAAGCCTTCGGCAAATTAGCTAACAAAGGAATGAACAAGTTAATTCTTGATCTAAGGGGAAATCCTGGAGGCTACTTAAATGCAGCCATTAAATTAGCGGATGAATTTATTCCAAAAGGAAAACTAATCGTTTATACAGAAGGCAAAGCAAGACCAAAAGAATCATTCATTGCCACAACCACAGGTGGCTGGGAAAACAAACATGTTTGCATTTTAATTGATGAAGGGTCTGCCTCTGCAAGTGAAATTGTTGCTGGAGCTTTACAAGACAATGACATTGGCACCTTAATTGGCAGACGATCTTTTGGAAAAGGATTGGTGCAGGAGCAAAAAGATTTACCTGATGGTTCAGCCATACGATTAACCATAGCACGCTATTATACACCAACCGGCAGAAGCATTCAAAGGCCCTATTCTAACAATTTAGATGCTTATTATGAAGAAGTGTACGATCGTTACCAAAATGGAGAACTCACTAATCAGGATAGCAGTTCAAAGCACGTAAAAAAAGATAGTTTAATATATAAAACAGCAAAAGGTAAAATACTTTATGGAGGAGGTGGAATTACTCCAGACATCTTTGTTCCACTTGATACAGTTGGTTATACTAGTTATTTTTCTGAACTAGTCAATTCAGGTACACTTAACAAATATGCATTTAAATATTGTGATGTCCATCGGAGGATGTTGAAAGAAAAATTTAAAACCATTGACTCTTTCAAGAAAAATTTTGAATTAGGTGAATCTGAAATGACTGAATTCCTTCAATTTTCAATTCAGCAAGGAATAAAAGAAAATAAAGGGAAATGGGCTAAATCCTATCAACAAATAAAACTTCAATTAACGGCTCAAATTGCCAGAAACTTTTGGGGTAGTGAGGGCTTTTATTCCATTTTAGAATCTAAGGACAAATCCATTCTTAAAGCGATAGAGGTAATGAATAAACATTAA
- a CDS encoding DegT/DnrJ/EryC1/StrS family aminotransferase, which yields MQLSTQTSISREELINLHDIFYKQGGNFSKKYSEPCLDILTEIYQGRKIQLFDHEFSAIVFALKSFGVTAMDEVIVSSHINATFLLAITTLGAIPKPIITSYSSPKFQTTQLQKFISPKTKAIVLDYIHGVMPELDEIIYLTAQKGIFLLEYASDGLGASYKYNPICSFGHIGIIGFNNFNSPINLGCALIRNDSSIPWAFSEDNLKKCEIELSELKSAILLPHLRETDTLKETRKDIWMIYLQFLQILEDENRFKILGSSEMDSHNFSGLSLIFEEPTIGNELHTYLSENQVETNIQSNNSECFLDLPFHPNLTEEEILRITLYVNEFFGHNDPTDSILELRRNFLEDFDL from the coding sequence ATGCAGTTGTCGACCCAAACATCCATTTCTAGAGAAGAACTAATTAACCTTCATGATATTTTTTACAAACAAGGGGGTAATTTTAGTAAGAAATATTCTGAACCATGTTTGGATATTCTGACAGAAATTTATCAAGGAAGAAAAATTCAGCTTTTTGACCATGAGTTTTCTGCAATTGTTTTTGCGTTGAAGTCTTTTGGAGTTACAGCCATGGATGAAGTAATTGTATCCTCTCACATAAACGCAACTTTTCTCCTCGCAATTACCACATTAGGTGCAATTCCAAAACCAATTATTACCAGTTACTCTTCACCCAAGTTCCAAACAACCCAACTTCAAAAGTTCATAAGCCCTAAAACCAAAGCAATAGTGCTCGATTATATCCATGGGGTAATGCCGGAATTGGACGAAATAATTTATTTGACTGCTCAAAAAGGTATTTTTCTATTGGAATATGCTTCTGACGGATTGGGTGCATCCTATAAATACAATCCCATTTGCAGCTTTGGACACATTGGTATTATTGGGTTTAATAATTTCAACAGTCCAATAAACCTAGGTTGTGCTTTAATAAGAAACGACTCTTCTATTCCTTGGGCATTTTCTGAGGATAATTTAAAAAAGTGTGAAATAGAATTATCTGAACTTAAATCTGCCATTTTATTACCACATTTAAGAGAAACCGACACGCTTAAGGAAACCAGGAAGGATATCTGGATGATTTACTTGCAATTCTTGCAAATATTAGAAGATGAAAACCGATTCAAAATCCTTGGATCTTCAGAAATGGATAGTCACAACTTTTCTGGCCTTTCCTTAATTTTTGAAGAACCAACAATTGGAAATGAATTACACACCTATTTATCAGAAAATCAGGTGGAAACAAATATCCAATCAAACAATTCGGAATGTTTTCTTGATTTACCCTTCCACCCCAATCTAACCGAAGAAGAAATACTTCGAATTACACTCTATGTAAATGAGTTTTTTGGACATAATGACCCAACTGATTCCATTTTAGAACTAAGAAGGAATTTTTTGGAAGATTTTGACCTATAA
- a CDS encoding amidohydrolase family protein: MKNIAFIYLIIQIAFIQFTFGQTKPIILFGGTAHLGNGKVINNAAIGIENGKISFVMDAATIRLNPNEAEIIDITGKHVYPGFIAVNNTIGITEIEAVRATNDWNETGSYTPHVRTLIAFNPESKIIPTVRSNGILLAQSTPRGGVISGTSSIFCLEGWNWEDAVYKSDDAIHIQFPNWFNRSGWWAETGITEKNKDYEVQLKELKKFLMEAKAYNSVSNHPEKNLKFEALKGVFNGSQAVFINANYSKEILDVIQLKKELGISRVIIAGGLDAEAVLQALQNSGIPLVLNRLHELPNKTDAPIDQYFSLPKILKDAQIPFCLSYVGGMEAMGVRNLPFVAGSSVAYGLSKEEALGSITLQAAKILGIDSSTGSLESGKDATLFISTGDALDMTGNHLERAWIKGKEINLSNSQIELYEKYSKKLEIR, translated from the coding sequence ATGAAGAATATTGCATTCATTTACCTAATAATTCAAATTGCCTTTATCCAATTTACATTTGGACAAACTAAACCGATAATATTGTTTGGTGGGACAGCACACCTTGGCAATGGTAAGGTAATTAATAATGCTGCCATAGGCATAGAAAATGGTAAAATCAGTTTTGTTATGGATGCCGCAACCATTCGATTAAATCCAAACGAGGCCGAAATAATTGACATTACCGGGAAACATGTATATCCTGGTTTTATCGCTGTAAACAACACCATAGGAATTACAGAAATTGAAGCGGTTAGAGCTACAAATGATTGGAATGAAACAGGGAGTTATACTCCACATGTAAGAACATTAATTGCTTTTAATCCAGAATCTAAAATAATACCTACCGTTAGATCAAATGGTATCCTATTGGCGCAATCAACGCCTAGAGGTGGAGTAATTTCCGGTACTTCATCAATATTTTGCTTGGAAGGTTGGAATTGGGAAGACGCTGTATATAAATCGGACGATGCCATCCATATCCAATTTCCGAATTGGTTTAATAGATCGGGCTGGTGGGCAGAAACCGGAATAACGGAAAAAAATAAGGACTATGAAGTTCAATTGAAGGAACTAAAAAAATTCTTAATGGAGGCAAAGGCTTATAATTCCGTTTCCAACCATCCTGAAAAAAACTTAAAATTTGAAGCTTTAAAAGGTGTATTTAATGGGAGCCAGGCAGTTTTCATTAATGCGAATTATTCAAAAGAAATTCTAGATGTAATACAATTAAAAAAAGAATTAGGAATTTCAAGAGTTATAATTGCAGGAGGCCTAGATGCTGAAGCTGTTTTGCAAGCACTTCAGAACAGTGGAATTCCATTGGTTTTAAATAGACTTCATGAATTACCTAATAAAACGGATGCACCAATTGACCAATATTTTTCCTTACCCAAGATATTAAAAGATGCGCAAATTCCCTTTTGTTTAAGCTATGTAGGAGGAATGGAAGCTATGGGGGTCCGAAATTTACCGTTTGTTGCAGGCTCATCTGTAGCCTATGGATTAAGTAAGGAAGAAGCCTTAGGAAGTATTACTCTTCAAGCTGCAAAAATTCTTGGAATTGATTCTTCTACTGGATCCTTGGAAAGTGGAAAAGATGCGACTTTATTTATTTCGACAGGAGATGCATTAGACATGACAGGCAACCATTTAGAAAGAGCATGGATCAAAGGGAAAGAAATTAATTTATCCAACTCTCAAATTGAACTTTACGAGAAGTACAGTAAAAAGCTAGAAATCAGATAA
- a CDS encoding DUF1295 domain-containing protein has translation MNFQEILTALACVFIYMNSLFILAVLLKNNSIVDIGWGIGFILISFSTLYNKLAISNLSIVLLTMVILWGLRLAIYIFIRNFGKGEDYRYLQWRKEWGKTVLIRSYFQVFMLQGSIMVVISSPILLFSIQPTELIIDSFNWVQYVGLILWAFGLSFETIADFQLYQYKSLAINKGKIMKTGLWSLSRHPNYFGEALVWWGIFIFVSNIGWTWISILSPLVMTYLLRRVSGVDLLEKKYRDNLEYQEYVRKTPAFIPYFKLW, from the coding sequence ATGAATTTTCAGGAAATATTAACAGCTCTGGCATGTGTATTTATTTACATGAATAGCCTGTTCATTTTGGCTGTACTATTAAAAAACAATAGTATTGTAGATATTGGTTGGGGAATTGGATTTATTTTAATTTCATTTTCCACACTTTACAACAAATTAGCCATATCAAACCTAAGCATTGTTTTGCTAACTATGGTTATACTTTGGGGCTTAAGATTGGCCATCTATATATTCATACGAAACTTCGGAAAAGGGGAAGACTATCGATACCTGCAATGGAGGAAAGAATGGGGTAAAACAGTTCTAATACGAAGCTATTTTCAAGTATTTATGCTACAAGGCAGCATTATGGTTGTAATCAGCAGCCCTATTCTACTATTTTCTATACAACCTACCGAATTAATAATTGATTCATTCAATTGGGTTCAATATGTAGGTTTGATACTTTGGGCATTTGGATTGTCATTTGAAACTATTGCAGACTTTCAGCTTTACCAATATAAATCCCTAGCTATTAACAAAGGTAAAATAATGAAAACCGGACTTTGGAGTTTAAGCCGACATCCTAATTACTTTGGTGAAGCCTTGGTTTGGTGGGGTATCTTCATATTCGTTTCCAACATAGGATGGACTTGGATTAGTATCCTAAGTCCACTGGTTATGACTTATCTACTTCGAAGAGTTTCAGGTGTGGATTTGTTAGAAAAGAAATACAGAGATAATCTTGAATACCAAGAATATGTTCGAAAAACGCCTGCCTTTATTCCTTATTTCAAATTGTGGTAG
- a CDS encoding YebC/PmpR family DNA-binding transcriptional regulator has product MGRVFEKRKYKMFARYDKMAKAFTRIGKEIAIAVKQSGPDPSGNPRLRAAIQNAKSVNMPKDRVEAAIKRASSKDEKDYEEVVYEGYGPNGVAILLECATDNPTRTVANVRMYFNRGGGALGKTGSLDFVFVRKGLFKFDPTGLDLDDLELELIDFGLDDIAVDEENIGYIYTSFQDYGGMQKVLEEKGVKLISSELTRVALSHVDPPSEEVENEILEMVAKMEEDDDVQNVYHNLK; this is encoded by the coding sequence ATGGGACGGGTTTTTGAAAAAAGAAAGTATAAAATGTTTGCGCGATATGATAAAATGGCGAAAGCCTTTACTCGTATCGGAAAAGAGATTGCCATAGCTGTTAAGCAATCTGGTCCGGATCCTTCAGGTAATCCGAGATTGAGAGCCGCCATTCAGAATGCTAAATCGGTTAATATGCCTAAGGATAGGGTAGAAGCCGCTATTAAACGGGCCTCCTCCAAAGATGAGAAAGATTATGAAGAAGTGGTTTATGAAGGCTATGGCCCCAATGGAGTAGCTATTTTATTGGAGTGCGCCACGGATAATCCTACCAGAACAGTTGCAAATGTTAGAATGTACTTTAATAGAGGGGGAGGTGCCCTTGGAAAAACCGGTTCGCTTGACTTCGTATTTGTTCGAAAAGGTTTATTTAAATTTGATCCAACAGGTTTGGATTTAGATGATTTGGAATTGGAATTGATTGATTTTGGATTGGATGATATTGCAGTGGATGAAGAAAATATAGGCTACATCTATACCAGTTTCCAAGATTATGGGGGAATGCAAAAGGTTTTAGAAGAAAAAGGTGTAAAATTGATTAGTTCAGAATTGACGCGGGTGGCCCTAAGTCATGTGGATCCACCTAGTGAAGAAGTGGAGAATGAAATCTTGGAAATGGTGGCAAAAATGGAAGAAGATGATGATGTCCAAAATGTCTACCACAATTTGAAATAA
- a CDS encoding sugar transferase — protein MGFEDIPVASPISKNYQIIDRSKASIDLPLDVLSPFEPNSGKGKNRNMNVSQQQLVEEIGEEAYKYLSEFVELHSQTTCLLSTTTRFNILNQPNKEYNAFVNFHKVNDIKLINKFFESINSKLEVGGLFVGCGETRLLKKQRIMKRFPWGINYCYIFLDYLVKRVFPKLGKPTRKIYFFLTKGRNRAISRTEILGRLYSCGFEFVDEKYIGGLYYFIMKKVNEPLFPENPSYGPIFKMRRVGKGGKIIHVYKLRTMYPYSEYLQKFIYERNDLAEGGKIGDDFRVTTAGKLFRKFWIDELPMIINMLKGDLKLVGVRPLSQHFLSLYSQELRDLRLRHKPGLVPPFYADLPKTLDEIMASEINYLKAYEKNPFTTDIKYLFKSFYNILIKKARSQ, from the coding sequence ATGGGATTTGAAGATATTCCTGTTGCTTCACCTATTAGTAAGAATTACCAAATTATAGATCGTTCTAAAGCATCTATAGATTTGCCTTTAGATGTACTTTCGCCATTTGAACCAAATTCAGGTAAAGGTAAAAATAGGAATATGAATGTTTCTCAACAACAACTCGTAGAAGAAATAGGGGAAGAAGCTTATAAATACCTTAGTGAATTTGTAGAGTTACATTCCCAAACTACCTGTCTCTTAAGCACTACAACTCGTTTTAACATTCTGAATCAACCGAATAAAGAGTATAATGCTTTTGTTAATTTTCATAAGGTAAATGACATAAAGCTTATTAATAAATTTTTTGAATCCATTAATAGTAAACTGGAAGTTGGAGGATTATTCGTAGGCTGTGGAGAAACCCGATTGCTTAAAAAGCAACGAATTATGAAACGTTTCCCTTGGGGTATAAATTATTGCTACATTTTCCTTGACTATTTAGTAAAAAGAGTATTCCCGAAATTAGGAAAACCAACTCGTAAAATTTATTTCTTTCTAACCAAAGGAAGAAATAGAGCGATTAGCCGAACAGAAATCCTTGGAAGACTTTATTCCTGTGGATTTGAATTTGTAGACGAAAAATATATTGGAGGTTTATACTACTTCATAATGAAGAAAGTAAATGAACCTCTGTTTCCTGAAAATCCATCTTATGGACCTATTTTCAAAATGAGACGTGTAGGAAAGGGAGGTAAAATAATCCATGTATATAAACTTAGAACAATGTACCCCTATTCGGAATACCTCCAAAAGTTTATTTATGAACGAAATGATTTGGCAGAAGGTGGGAAAATAGGAGATGATTTCAGGGTAACTACAGCTGGAAAATTGTTTAGAAAATTCTGGATTGATGAGCTACCTATGATTATCAACATGTTAAAAGGTGACTTAAAATTGGTTGGGGTTCGACCACTAAGCCAACATTTTTTAAGTTTATATTCACAGGAGCTAAGAGATCTTAGACTGCGCCATAAACCAGGTTTAGTTCCTCCTTTTTATGCGGATCTACCTAAAACATTAGATGAAATTATGGCTTCAGAGATAAATTACCTCAAAGCATATGAAAAGAACCCATTTACCACTGATATCAAATACCTTTTCAAATCTTTCTACAATATTTTAATTAAGAAAGCCAGGAGCCAATAA
- a CDS encoding 3'-5' exonuclease, protein MNDFVNLEQVLFIDIETVPIARNYADLDEKGRLLWDRKVAYFRDKEADPSEWYSRAGIYAEFGKVIVISCGYFVSKLNDEFVFRVKSFCGDNEYQLLHDFIEMLKPNFQFVLCAHNGKEFDFPFLARRILINGLKLPKQLNNHGKKPWEIPHLDTMELWKFGDFKSYTSLDTLTYVFGLPSPKDDIDGSMVGELYYSGGQLSRIVSYCEMDVVSVARIFQCYRGENPLKDQQIERVE, encoded by the coding sequence ATGAATGATTTTGTAAATTTAGAACAGGTTCTTTTTATAGATATAGAAACTGTGCCAATAGCAAGAAATTATGCAGATTTAGATGAAAAAGGAAGGCTCTTATGGGATAGGAAGGTAGCGTATTTTAGAGACAAGGAAGCAGATCCTTCTGAATGGTATAGTCGAGCCGGTATATACGCTGAATTTGGAAAGGTAATTGTAATTTCCTGCGGGTATTTTGTTTCGAAATTAAATGATGAATTTGTTTTCCGGGTGAAATCGTTTTGTGGTGACAATGAATACCAGCTTCTCCACGATTTTATTGAGATGCTGAAGCCGAATTTTCAATTTGTTTTGTGTGCACACAATGGAAAGGAATTCGATTTTCCGTTTTTGGCGAGAAGAATATTAATTAATGGTTTAAAACTGCCAAAGCAATTAAATAACCATGGTAAGAAGCCCTGGGAGATTCCCCATTTGGACACTATGGAGTTGTGGAAGTTTGGAGATTTTAAAAGTTATACATCCTTGGATACCTTGACTTATGTCTTTGGATTGCCTTCCCCAAAAGATGACATAGATGGAAGTATGGTAGGCGAATTATACTATTCTGGAGGCCAACTAAGTAGAATAGTTTCTTATTGCGAAATGGATGTAGTTAGTGTGGCCAGAATATTTCAATGTTATCGTGGAGAGAATCCATTGAAAGATCAACAAATTGAGAGAGTAGAATAA